The Desulfurococcaceae archaeon DNA window GACCTGCTCGGGGTGTACAGGTGACAGGTCCACGGCTACGACCTTTTTTTGTAACCCCAAGTCTGCTAGGAAGTCCACTAGCTCGCGTGCCCTCTCGATATTGTGTTCATCGACGTTAACCCTTATGCCGATGCTCTTGTGGTGCTTATCTACGAAGGCGAGTGTGTTGTCCACTATCGTGCTGAATGATCCGCGGCCGTTCTTGAAAGGTCTTCGACCATCATGAACCTCCTTTACGCCGTCTACGGTTACTTGTATCGTATTAACCGCTGTAACTACCTCTTCCACGTCTTTGCTGTAAATAGTGCCGTTAGTTATTACTGCGAGCTCCTTCTTAATACCGTACTCGGAAGCGAGCCTCTCTACGTCTTTAACCACTTTCTTCGCCATTGAGGTATTTAGTAGCGGTTCACCACCGTAAAGTGCTATGGCTATGAAGTCTGTTCCCCCTTTAACCCTCCTCTCGAGTAGGCCGTGTAGACTGTGCCACTCTCTCTCTGAAAGATCGTAACCATCCATGCTGGGTCTTAGAGATTGGTAGCAGTATATGCAGGCGAGGTTGCAGCGGCTCGTGAGGCCTAGGAAGAGCGAAATGGCCTTTTTAGTGAATCTGAGTTCGCGTGATAGACGGTGATGTACCTCGTCTTCGAGGATGCCATCGTCTAGAATGACGTTAACCGAGAGAAGTTGCCTGTAAATTTCAGTGTCTGAAAGGAGGGGCCTTAAATCACCCCGCTTAATGGCGAGGCCTACTTCCCTATCAACTAAAAGGAGGGAACCGTGAAAGGTGTTGTAAACGAGGTCGAAGGAGGAGTTGAAGGGAAAAACCAAGTTGAACTTGGACAGCTTG harbors:
- a CDS encoding radical SAM protein, whose protein sequence is MVKLSKFNLVFPFNSSFDLVYNTFHGSLLLVDREVGLAIKRGDLRPLLSDTEIYRQLLSVNVILDDGILEDEVHHRLSRELRFTKKAISLFLGLTSRCNLACIYCYQSLRPSMDGYDLSEREWHSLHGLLERRVKGGTDFIAIALYGGEPLLNTSMAKKVVKDVERLASEYGIKKELAVITNGTIYSKDVEEVVTAVNTIQVTVDGVKEVHDGRRPFKNGRGSFSTIVDNTLAFVDKHHKSIGIRVNVDEHNIERARELVDFLADLGLQKKVVAVDLSPVHPEQVANYTPFKTSKNYHEYYMSVSRKIVEVLEYAVERGFKISKVFVKGPCICKYVNGYAVDEKLNVYLCPAYMYGTPIGRIVDEKTIVVSPEKFHPVVYDPPCTKNCKYAPMCYGGCIYLKSKNVPTCLKVLYGEEHLERLLRAYAVSKYRELVEPGE